Proteins encoded by one window of Halichondria panicea chromosome 8, odHalPani1.1, whole genome shotgun sequence:
- the LOC135340071 gene encoding serine/threonine-protein phosphatase alpha-2 isoform — translation MATDADKVNLDSIIQRLLDVRGSRPGKNVQLTEAEIRGLCMKSREIFLSQPILLELEAPLKICGDIHGQYYDLLRLFEYGGFPPEANYLFLGDYVDRGKQSLETICLLLAYKIKYPENFFLLRGNHECASINRIYGFYDECKRRYSIRLWKTFTDCFNCLPVSAILDEKIFCCHGGLSPDLQSMEQIRRIMRPTDVPDQGLLCDLLWSDPDKEVTTGWGENDRGVSFTFGNDIVSKFLNKHDMDLICRAHQVVEDGYEFFAKRQLVTLFSAPNYCGEFDNAGAMMSVDETLMCSFQILKPASDRRKLFPQGVGGQSRPITPPKGKNKGKK, via the exons ATGGCTACGGATGCTGATAAAGTGAATCTCGACAGTATTATTCAGCGGCTCTTGGACG TGCGAGGTTCTCGTCCTGGTAAAAATGTACAACTAACAGAAGCAGAAATCAGAGGCCTCTGTATGAAATCTAGAGAGATTTTTCTCAGTCAACCCATCTTACTGGAGCTGGAAGCACCGTTAAAGATATGTG GTGACATTCACGGTCAGTACTATGATCTCCTCCGACTGTTTGAATATGGAGGCTTCCCTCCTGAGGCTAACTACCTGTTTCTAGGGGACTATGTTGACAGAGGTAAACAGTCACTTGAAACTATCTGCCTGCTCTTAGCCTACAAGATAAAATACCCTGAGAACTTCTTTTTGCTGCGGGGCAACCACGAGTGTGCCAGCATCAACAGAATATATGGCTTTTACGATGAAT GCAAGCGGCGGTATAGCATCAGATTGTGGAAGACATTCACCGATTGTTTCAACTGTCTCCCGGTGTCTGCTATTCTAGACGAAAAAATCTTTTGTTGCCACGGTG GTTTGTCCCCCGACCTTCAGTCCATGGAACAGATCCGACGGATAATGAGACCAACTGATGTGCCAGACCAAG GTCTGTTGTGTGACCTCCTTTGGTCTGACCCTGACAAAGAGGTGACTACTGGCTGGGGGGAGAATGATAGGGGAGTGTCCTTCACCTTTGGCAATGATATCGTCAGCAAGTTCCTAAACAAGCACGACATGGACCTCATCTGTCGGGCGCATCAAGTAGTGGAGGATGGATACGAGTTCTTTGCCAAGCGACAGCTCGTAACTCTTTTCTCAGCACCCAATTATTGCGGGGAGTTTGATAATGCCGGGGCCATGATGAGTGTAGACGAGACCCTCATGTGCTCATTccag ATCCTCAAGCCAGCCAGTGATCGTAGAAAATTGTTCCCTCAGGGGGTTGGGGGACAGAGCAGGCCGATAACTCCGCCCAAGGGCAAAAATAAAGGAAAGAAATAA
- the LOC135340073 gene encoding complement component 1 Q subcomponent-binding protein, mitochondrial-like: MASRLSTLYGFVSRGLTARTSPSLSHGAKRSFSSSKALSKLLNVVKAEISTEQKMLENLPTFSAFDVSVDGSIATLLRSYKSEEVKVQLDVNRASEVVSDEMEGEGDYDGDFEEAGKEELYEEEGEDFDEKEQVSVPVFSVSVKNEAGSTMQFDCLFEEFGPYDETMDWNSMRIDSVSVTPSSKGTTEAVYYANSTSFSEELYSGLLEFLNERGINEEFSKEILEFYRVFEHQCYVNDFLGGIRDFCSGK; the protein is encoded by the exons ATGGCTTCAAGATTGTCTACACTGTATGGGTTTGTAAGCAGAGGGCTTACAGCCAGAACTAGTCCCTCATTAAGTCATGGAGCAAAGAGATCATTCTCATCTTCCAAAG CCTTGTCAAAACTCCTCAACGTTGTAAAGGCTGAAATCTCAACAGAACAAAAAATGCTCGAGAATCTCCCAACGTTCTCCGCTTTTGATGTGTCAGTAGATGGCTCAATAGCTACACTGTTGCGGTCTTACAAAAGTGAGGAAGTCAAAGTTCAGTTAGACGTCAATCGGGCCAGTGAAGTGGTGTCTGATGAGATGGAGGGTGAGGGTGACTATGACGGCGATTTTGAGGAGGCTGGGAAAGAAGAGTTGTATGAGGAGGAAGGGGAAGATTTTGATGAGAAAGAG CAAGTCTCTGTACCAGTCTTCTCAGTCAGTGTGAAAAATGAAGCG GGCAGTACAATGCAATTTGACTGCCTTTTTGAGGAGTTTGGCCCCTATGATGAAACCATGGACTGGAATAGTATGAGGATTGACTCTGTGTCAGTAACCCCAAGCAGTAAGGGGACAACAGAAGCAGTCTACTATGCAAATTCAACATCATTTTCTGAG GAGCTGTACAGTGGCCTTTTGGAATTCTTAAATGAGCGGGGCATCAATGAAGAGTTTTCTAAAGAGATTCTAGAGTTCTATCGAGTGTTTGAGCACCAGTGTTATGTCAATGACTTCTTAGGTGGAATTAGAGACTTCTGTAGTGGCAAATAG
- the LOC135340076 gene encoding density-regulated protein homolog: MAELTTDTPGSASGDEGAAAVQYPLEVEYCEICTMPPEYCEYGPNPSKCYEWMKTNLPDCYTRLVERGVGGLTLADSKRQKRGGKAIRKIVHCETPKQIKVSTVVRGKKKHVTLIVGLKTFGIDLKKASKSFAQHFSCGSSVTGDDEIVIQGDVSDDVIDFIQGKWPEVDDDSISFTGAQKK; encoded by the exons ATGGCTGAACTAACTACTGACACTCCTGGTAGTGCTAGTGGTGATGAGGGTGCAGCTGCTGTGCAGTACCCACTGGAAGTAGAGTACTGTGAGATATGCACAATGCCTCCTGAG TACTGCGAATACGGTCCAAATCCATCAAAGTGTTATGAGTGGATGAAAACCAATCTTCCTGACTGTTATACAAGACTGGTGGAAAGAG GTGTTGGAGGGCTCACTCTAGCTGATAGCAAACGACAGAAAAGAG GAGGAAAGGCCATTCGTAAGATAGTCCATTGTGAAACTCCCAAGCAGATCAAAGTCTCAACAGTGGTACGAGGGAAGAAGAAACATGTCACCCTGATAGTGGGCCTTAAAACGTTTG GTATTGATCTGAAAAAAGCATCAAAATCGTTTGCCCAACACTTCTCATGTGGGTCGTCAGTGACCGGGGACGATGAGATAGTGATTCAAGGGGATGTTAGTGATGATGTTATCGACTTCATTCAGGGTAAATGGCCTGAG GTTGATGATGATTCTATCAGCTTCACCGGAGCTCAAAAGAAATGA
- the LOC135340092 gene encoding dynein light chain 2, cytoplasmic, with protein sequence MCKHSSKNTPSLSQDSDTGLCQYLVALTTTNDHYFYLHKAHTSSVLNFVERGKMTERKAVIKNADMSEDMQQDAVDCATQAMEKFNIEKDIAAYIKKEFDKKYNPTWHCIVGRNFGSYVTHETKHFIYFYLGQVAVLLFKSG encoded by the exons ATGTGCAAACACAGTTCTAAAAACACGCCCAGTTTGTCACAGGACTCTGACACAGGACTCTGCCAGTATCTAGTAGCCTTGACAACGACCAATGACCACTATTTCTATCTTCACAAAGCACACACATCCTCAGTATTAAACTTTGTGGAGAGAGGAAA GATGACTGAGAGAAAAGCAGTTATCAAGAATGCTGACATGTCTGAGGACATGCAGCAAGATGCTGTAGACTGTGCTACTCAGGCCATGGAGAAGTTCAACATTGAGAAGGACATAGCTGCTTACATCAAAAAGGAGTTTGACAAGAAATACAACCCGACATGGCACTGCATTGTTGGAAGGAACTTTGGCTCTTATGTCACTCACGAGACGAAGcattttatttatttttacCTGGGACAAGTAGCAGTACTGCTTTTCAAGTCAGGATAG